The Mycolicibacterium duvalii DNA window CGGCGTCCTCATCCCAGAAGCGTGCACGTGACCGCCGCACATACCAGTTGGTCAACGCCTCGGTGAACTGGCGCAGCTGATCGCAGGCTTGCGAGATGTCGCAGACATCCAGCGAGTCGGTCAGGTCGTCGCGCAGTACCGCCAGCTTGGCCAGGATGTAGCGGTCGAGCACGTGCTGCGAGTCGGTGCGCCAGGTGCCCTTTTCGGGGGCGTACAGCGCCAGGAACGAATAGGCGTTCCACAGCGGCAGCAGCACCTGCCGCACGCCTTCCCGGATGCCCTGCTCGGTGACGATCAGATTGCCGCCCCGCAGGATCGGCGAAGCCATCAGGAACCAGCGCATCGCATCGGAGCCGTCGCGGTCGAACACCTCGGTGACGTCCGGGTAGTTGCGCAGCGACTTGCTCATCTTCTGTCCGTCGTTGCCCAGCACGATGCCGTGGGAGACGCAGGTCCGGAACGCGGGCCGGTCGAACAGCGCGGTCGCCAGGATGTGCAGGGTGTAGAACCAGCCGCGGGTCTGACCGATGTACTCGACGATGAAATCGCCCGGGAAATGCGTATCGAACCAGTCCTCGTTCTCGAACGGGTAATGCACCTGCCCGTAGGGCATCGAACCGGAGTCGAACCACACGTCGAGCACGTCGGTGATGCGCCGCATCGTCGACTTGCCGGTCGGGTCGTCGGGGTTGGGCCGGGTCAACTCGTCGATGAACGGCCGGTGCAGGTTGTCGGGTCGCACCCCGAAGTCGCGTTCGATCTCGTCGAGGCTGCCGTACACATCGATTCTCGGATAGGCCGGATCATCGGACTTCCACACCGGAATCGGGGTGCCCCAGTAGCGATTTCGGGAGATGGACCAGTCGCGCGCGCCCTGCAGCCATTTGCCGAACTGGCCGTCCTTGACGTGTTCGGGATACCAGGTGATCTGCTGGTTGAGCTCGACCATCCGGTCCCGGAACTGGGTGACCTTGATGAACCAGGACGACACGGCCCGGTAGATCAACGGGTTCCGGCAGCGCCAGCAGTGCGGATAGGAGTGCTCGTAGGTGTCGTGCCGCAGCAGCACCGCACCATTGGCGGCGGCGGCGCCTGTGCCGTTCTTCAGATCACGGATGATCTGCGGGTTGGCGTCGAAGACGTGCTGACCGGCGTAATCGGGCACCGTCGCGTCGAAGCGGCCCTTGGCATCGACCGGAGTGACCGCTTCGATGTCCCCGGCCTGCGCGGTGGCCATGTCGTCCTCGCCGTAGGCCGGCGACATGTGCACCAGCCCGGTGCCGTCCTCGGTACTGACGAAATCAGCGGGCAACACCCGAAATGCGTTGGGCGAGTCCATGAAATACGGGAACGGCGGGGCGTACTGCACGTCGAGCAGGTCTCGTCCGGCGTAGGTCGCCACCACCGTCGGCTCGGCGCCGAGTTCGCGCTCGTAGGCGCCCAGCCGGGCCTGTGCCAGCACCAGACGCCGACCCTCGGCCTCCACCACGGCGTAGGTGACGTCCGGATTGACCGCCACCGCTTGGTTGGACGGCAGCGTCCACGGTGTGGTGGTCCAGATCAGCAGGTACGCACCCACGAGGTCCGCAACCGGCCCCCCTACTACCCGGAACCCCACCGTCAGCGCCGGGTCCTGCCGGTTCTGGTACACGTCGTCGTCCATCCGCAGCTCATGGCTGGACAGTGGGGTCTCGTCGTTCCAGCAGTAGGGCAGCACCCGGTTGCCTTCGTAGGCCAGGCCCTTGTCCCACAACTGCTTGAACACCCAGATGACCGACTCCATGAAGCCGATGTCCAGGGTCTTGTAGTCGTTGTCGAAGTCGACCCAGCGCGCCTGGCGCGTCACATAGTCCTGCCATTCGTCGGTGTACTTGAGCACCGAGGCACGGCAGGCGTCGTTGAACTTCTCGATGCCCATCTGCTCGATCTGGGCTTTGTCGGTGATGCCGAGCTGGCGCTGCACCTCCAGTTCGGCCGGCAGTCCGTGGGTGTCCCACCCGAAGCGGCGCTCGACCTTGAACCCGCGCATCGTGCGGTAGCGCGGCACGATGTCCTTGACGTACCCGGTCAGCAGGTGACCGTAGTGCGGCAGACCGTTGGCGAACGGCGGCCCGTCATAGAACACGTATTCGTCTGCGCCGTCGCGGTTCTCGATACTGGCACGAAAGGTGTCGTCCTGCTCCCAATAGGCGAGGACGTCGCGTTCGAGTTCGGGGAAGCTCGGCGATCCACCGGCCGGCTTGGGGTAGGCGCTCACGTCGGTACGTCTCTTTCGTGCCTCGAGTCCGGGCACGGGGACGACGCTGACGCGATTGCGTGAGCACCGCGGTACCACCCCGCTTGCGCACCGGTGTGCGCCGCTCGTTGTGGGCTGTCACGGGCCTACCCGTTCGGTTCTACTGAGCGTCAACCAAGCCCCGACGCCGTTCTTCCGAAGACTCCCCGGTGATGGCCGGATCATTGTCGCTGGCCGACATTCTAGCCGCGATCAGACCGCCGCCGAAACCCGGCGACGGCTCGGCACCTACAGCGGTGCCGCGGCGTCCGAGGTGATCTCGATCAGCGCGAGCGGGAACTGCTCGGCCATCTCCTCGACGGAGTACCGGTCGAGCCGAGTGGTGTCATAGCTCCAGTCCGCCTGCAGGGCGTCGCCGACTCGGTGCACATGCACGGTAAGCGCATGGCTGGCGGCCTGATTTGCGGCCGGCCCCACCTCGAGCAGCACCTCGGACTGCGGCCCGGCGACGCCCGGGGCGTCCGACAGCGCGGCGTGGGCGCCCTGCAGCAACTCGGTGGGCCCCATCGGCACCGCCGCCGCGCACAGCAACGACACGGGGTGGTGGAGCCAGCGCTGGCCGCCGGTGACGTCGACGGACACCGCACCATCCCCGCGGGTGCGGCCGAAGACGCGCCCGAGAGCGGCCAGCAGGATCTCCTCGGGCTGCACGCCGAGCCACTCCGCTGCCGCGTCCAGCTCGACGATCAATTCGCTCGATGGCGACGTGCGCACTGTGTCGAAACTCGGCGCAACACCCCCGGCGGGACGGTCGAAGACCTCCAGCGTTACGGGGGCGGATGCGACGAGGGGATGCCTGACCTCGTCAGCGATATGGGGAGCGACCATGCAGCTAACCGTACAGCGGTTGTCCCAAATTTGGGAGACTGCTCCCAAAACTGTGACGGCAGTGTCAATTAAGGGTGTGCTGTCTGTTTGCCGGGAGGATTCCCCCGGAGCGCGTGCGGGGTTTATGGTGATCAGGTGCCCCGGACTGACGAGAACGGCCGCCAGCTCAAAGCCCTGCTCGATTATCTCCTCGACGGCGAGATCGACGCGAAGGACATCTTTGACGCGCTCGGCATCTCCAGCAGCACCTATTACCGGCGCATCAAAGAGGCCGACTATCCCAATGCCGAGGAGCTGCGCCGGGTCGCGGATCGCTTCCAGCTGAGCTACCCGGACCTGCAGATTCAATTCGGGTTGATGAGCCGGCAGGAAGTGTGGAGCTACGTCGAGGCGGCCGGCCCGGCACAACTGGTCGCCACCCTCCCGCAGACCGCCGAACGCACCGAGGCGAAGCGGCCGCCCAAACTCTCGGAGCTGACACCCCGCATGGACGCTCCCCCACTGTAGAACGGTCAGCCCCTAGGATTTGCTGACAACGCGGTTCCCCGAAAGCGACGACCCTCATGGCCCTGGCACCACTGATCGCGATCACACTCCTGTGCATCGCGTGGAGCCTGTGGATCCGCCGCGTGACCTGGTCATGCCGTTGGGAAGTCGCCGCCACCCTCAACATCGCGCTGCAGGGCGCAGCGGTGGTGCTGATGTCGCCGTGGGCATCCGAAACCGTCGGCCAGTGGCTGTACTCCCTGACCGGCAAATGGAACCTCGAGGACTACCTCGGCCATGACTGCTACATCGTGGCCGCCTCGGCCGTGGTCTACAACGCGCTGGGCCGGCTCGAATACGACCACGCTTTGCAGCAGCGGTTCCGCTCGCACGTCGAACTGCCGGCCACGCTGTGCATCCCGCTGCTACTGGCGGCGTTCTGGTTGGGCAACGGTGCGGCGATCTACCGCCCCGATTTCTTCGACGTCCCCACCGACTTCTGGCTGAACATGTACTGGCTGTTGCTGTGCGGCATGCTGATCTATCTACTCGGGTACGGCGCTCGGGCGTTGCTGATCCTGCGTCACGATCCCCGGTCGCGACCGATCGCCAACGTGTACCTGTTCGCGTCCGCGATGGGGATCGTGGCCTGCCTGGTGCGTATCACCACGGCGTTCTTCCCGCAGCTGCAAACGGTTCAGGGCACCACCCTGGTGTGGGTGTTCGCGTGCGCCTGCGGCGCCGGTTTCGCACTGACCTCGGCGCATTCGTGGCGCCTGAAGACCAAGTGGTTCACCGGCGCGAAGTCCTGAGGTCGACTACACGGCGGCCGACGCGGCCACGTCGGCGAACGGGGCACCGAACTCCGGCACCGCGCGATAGCCGTTGCGGCGGGCCGCCACGGCGCCCCGGCGGATCAACGCCGCGGTGGCGACGAACCCGGCCTGGTCGCTGACCACCAGCGGGGTGAGCAACCGGTTGTGCACGAACCCGAACGCCAGCCCGGTCTGCGGATCGGCCCACCCGAGCGATCCACCCAGTCCGACGTGTCCGAACCCCGGCATCAAACCCGGGATGGGCAGGCCGTGGTAGCCGAGGTGGAACGACAGCGGCATCACCATGCAGTGGTCGGGACGCAGGCTACGCCGGCCGACCAGCGCGGCCGCCGTCTCCTTGGACAGGTACTGCATGCCGTCGATGCGCCCGCCGTTCGCGATCGCGCCGTACATCTTGGCCAGCGCACGCGCGGTGGCCACCCCGTTGGCCGCCGGGATCTCGCCGTCGAGCAGTGGGGTGTCGCCCTGGACGAAGGACTTGACCCCCGGGAAGTAGATGGCACCGAAGCCGGCGGAGAACGGCAACGCCGCCAGATGCGGCGCGACGAAGTTGAAGACGGGGTTCTGCAGCCTGCTCTGCGGGCCGATGATCCGCGCGGCGTGGGTCGGCGCCTCCGCGGGCGGACGGCCGATGTGCAGACCGTCGGTGTTCAGCGGGGCTGCCACCTCGGTGCGGACCAGGTCGCGCATGCCCTGTCCGGTGACCGAGCGCGCGAGACCCGACAGCAGCCAGCCGAACGTGAACGCGTGGTAGGCCGGCTTGCCGAGCAACCAGCTGGCCGGCGCGGCGGCCAACCGGTCCTCCATGACCAGGTGGTCCATCAGGTGGGTTCTGTCGGCACCGTTGAGCTGCGACAGCCCGGCCCGGTGCCGTAACGCGTCGCGGACGGTGATGGCGGATTTCCCGTTGGCTCCGAACTCCCGCCAGTACTCCGCGACCGGCGCGTCGTAGTCGATCAGCCCGCGGTCGGCGAGCCGGTGGATGACAGTGGCCGCGACCCCCTTGGTCGCCGAGAACACCATGGGTGCGGTGTCGGCGACCCAGCGCCGCTTGCCTTTTCGGTCCGCCCAGCCGGCCCAGACGTCGACGACGCACTCCCCGTCCAGATAGACCGCCAGCGCCCCGCCACCGAAACGCTTCCACGGGAACATCTGGGCGAAGGCGCGCACCGCATGCGCGAAGTTTGGGTCCGCCGCTCCGCGGACGCCGCGCGGGAGATTCTCGCCCCACCGCTGCTGGGAGTACGCCACGTTGCGCTCCGAACTGTTGACGCCTGTCACGATGAGCACAATTTACCCTGTGACGCGGCTAACAAACGCGGCTTTATCGATTCGTTAGGTAGCGGAATCGGACGGTTGTTCGACGGCGTCCAGGATTTGCTGCGCAGCCAGCGTCGGAGTCAGCGATCCGTCGCGGACCTGCCGCTCGACACTGGCTCGGATGGCCCGCACCCCCGGGCTGGACAGCACCCGGTCGAGCACGGTGTCACGCACCATCGACCACGTCCACTCGACCTGCTGGGTGCGCCGGCGGGCGTCGAACTCGCCCGCCTCGGTCAGCACGTCGCGGTGTCGGAGCACGGTCTCCCACAGCTCGGCCAGACCGGTCCCCTCCAGGGCGCTCATCGTCAGCACCGGCGGCCGCCAGAGCGTTTCGCGGGGGTAGATCAGCCGGATAGCGCCGGTGAGTTCGCGCGCGGCAGCCTTGGCCTCCACGGCGTGCTCACCGTCGGCCTTGTTGACCACGATGATGTCGGCGAGTTCGAGCACCCCCTTCTTGATGCCCTGCAACTGGTCGCCGGTGCGAGCGAGCGTGAGAAAGACGAAGGTGTCGACCATGTTGGCCACCGTGACCTCGGACTGACCGACACCGACGGTCTCGACCATGATGACGTCGTAACCGGCCGCCTCGAGGAGCACGATCGTCTCGCGGGTGGCTTTGGCGACACCGCCGAGGGTGCCCGAAGTCGGCGAGGGCCGGATGTAGGCGTCGGGATGTACCGCCAGCCGGGCCATCCGGGTCTTGTCACCCAGGATGGATCCGCCGGTGCGTGTCGAGGACGGGTCCACCGCGAGCACGGCCACGCGGTGCCCCCGATCGATGAGGTGCATGCCCAACGCCTCGATCGCGGTCGACTTGCCGACCCCCGGCACCCCGGTGATACCGACATGCAACGCGCTGCCGGCAGAGTCGGTCAGCTCCAGCAGCAGCTCCTGGGCCTGCTGCCGGTGATCCGGACGGGTCGACTCCACCAGCGTGATCGCGCGTGCCAGCGCCGAGCGGTCCCCGCCGCGCAGCGCTGCCGCGAGCTCACCGGTGGACAGGTTCGACGTGACCGGGGAATCCGGCGGGACCGGCTGACTCATCTAGCTCAAGCTGTAGCCGAGGCGTTCGGCGAGTT harbors:
- the meaB gene encoding methylmalonyl Co-A mutase-associated GTPase MeaB, which produces MSQPVPPDSPVTSNLSTGELAAALRGGDRSALARAITLVESTRPDHRQQAQELLLELTDSAGSALHVGITGVPGVGKSTAIEALGMHLIDRGHRVAVLAVDPSSTRTGGSILGDKTRMARLAVHPDAYIRPSPTSGTLGGVAKATRETIVLLEAAGYDVIMVETVGVGQSEVTVANMVDTFVFLTLARTGDQLQGIKKGVLELADIIVVNKADGEHAVEAKAAARELTGAIRLIYPRETLWRPPVLTMSALEGTGLAELWETVLRHRDVLTEAGEFDARRRTQQVEWTWSMVRDTVLDRVLSSPGVRAIRASVERQVRDGSLTPTLAAQQILDAVEQPSDSAT
- a CDS encoding transcriptional regulator; protein product: MPRTDENGRQLKALLDYLLDGEIDAKDIFDALGISSSTYYRRIKEADYPNAEELRRVADRFQLSYPDLQIQFGLMSRQEVWSYVEAAGPAQLVATLPQTAERTEAKRPPKLSELTPRMDAPPL
- a CDS encoding serine hydrolase domain-containing protein, yielding MTGVNSSERNVAYSQQRWGENLPRGVRGAADPNFAHAVRAFAQMFPWKRFGGGALAVYLDGECVVDVWAGWADRKGKRRWVADTAPMVFSATKGVAATVIHRLADRGLIDYDAPVAEYWREFGANGKSAITVRDALRHRAGLSQLNGADRTHLMDHLVMEDRLAAAPASWLLGKPAYHAFTFGWLLSGLARSVTGQGMRDLVRTEVAAPLNTDGLHIGRPPAEAPTHAARIIGPQSRLQNPVFNFVAPHLAALPFSAGFGAIYFPGVKSFVQGDTPLLDGEIPAANGVATARALAKMYGAIANGGRIDGMQYLSKETAAALVGRRSLRPDHCMVMPLSFHLGYHGLPIPGLMPGFGHVGLGGSLGWADPQTGLAFGFVHNRLLTPLVVSDQAGFVATAALIRRGAVAARRNGYRAVPEFGAPFADVAASAAV
- the ileS gene encoding isoleucine--tRNA ligase, with amino-acid sequence MSAYPKPAGGSPSFPELERDVLAYWEQDDTFRASIENRDGADEYVFYDGPPFANGLPHYGHLLTGYVKDIVPRYRTMRGFKVERRFGWDTHGLPAELEVQRQLGITDKAQIEQMGIEKFNDACRASVLKYTDEWQDYVTRQARWVDFDNDYKTLDIGFMESVIWVFKQLWDKGLAYEGNRVLPYCWNDETPLSSHELRMDDDVYQNRQDPALTVGFRVVGGPVADLVGAYLLIWTTTPWTLPSNQAVAVNPDVTYAVVEAEGRRLVLAQARLGAYERELGAEPTVVATYAGRDLLDVQYAPPFPYFMDSPNAFRVLPADFVSTEDGTGLVHMSPAYGEDDMATAQAGDIEAVTPVDAKGRFDATVPDYAGQHVFDANPQIIRDLKNGTGAAAANGAVLLRHDTYEHSYPHCWRCRNPLIYRAVSSWFIKVTQFRDRMVELNQQITWYPEHVKDGQFGKWLQGARDWSISRNRYWGTPIPVWKSDDPAYPRIDVYGSLDEIERDFGVRPDNLHRPFIDELTRPNPDDPTGKSTMRRITDVLDVWFDSGSMPYGQVHYPFENEDWFDTHFPGDFIVEYIGQTRGWFYTLHILATALFDRPAFRTCVSHGIVLGNDGQKMSKSLRNYPDVTEVFDRDGSDAMRWFLMASPILRGGNLIVTEQGIREGVRQVLLPLWNAYSFLALYAPEKGTWRTDSQHVLDRYILAKLAVLRDDLTDSLDVCDISQACDQLRQFTEALTNWYVRRSRARFWDEDADAIDTLHTVLEVTSRLAAPLLPLITEVIWRGVTGGRSVHLTDWPDAATLPADPQLVAEMDLVRDVASAGSSLRKAKKLRVRLPLPKLTVALDKSVNPSALAPYRDLIADELNVKSVELTDDIAAHGRFELTVNARVAGPRLGKDVQAAIKAVKAGQAVINDDGTLTAGPAVLQPDEYSSRLVAADPEFTAALPGGTGLVVLDGAVTPALEAEGWARDMIREFQEARRRFGLDIGDRIELELTVPQLPDGWREELADLIARELLATRLRIGSEPEREATDDDADWLSGCVGEDYPFRLRRVEHVRR